The proteins below come from a single Oxobacter pfennigii genomic window:
- a CDS encoding ABC transporter ATP-binding protein, with translation MIKLDDVFYRYPESSENAVDNINLTIKEGEFVLIAGPSGCGKSTLLRLFNGIVPGFYGGTIGGKVMLKGKDIEHMDRQDILKTVGMVFQDPEKQMVLQDVEREIAFGLENLVMDLDSMKRNVAESMSFLGLNEIRDRKNTEISGGQKQRVAIASVMAMDPDIVAFDEPISQLDPIGGEEVLNSIKRLNRDLGKTVVMVEQRLDRCFHLADRIIFMEDGKIIAEGSPQSIPKIIERKCHLPNITYIFKKSGRDRLPVTIREGREYIKDIEFDYRPQKEHLPLGNVVVEANKVNFEYEKGKKTLKDIDFVLHRGEIMAVMGENGAGKSTFFKIIAGLIEEYNGRIVVNGKNLKKIIMEDRIKKIGYLSQNPNDYFGRSNVFKEVAYTLENIGQYDEKRVKSLLEILNIGHLKDRNPRDLSGGEKQRVAIACTMAADPDIVILDEPTRGMDGESKEQLGSIIRDLSHRGKAVVLITHDSDFAADYATTVTLMFHGEIVAKGWTEDILYGSMYYSPQIAKIFKDKYRIVNSREAIELLKVV, from the coding sequence TCTGAAAATGCCGTGGATAATATAAATCTTACCATAAAGGAAGGAGAATTTGTATTGATAGCCGGTCCTTCGGGCTGCGGCAAATCGACGCTGTTAAGGCTGTTTAACGGCATTGTCCCCGGATTCTATGGCGGGACCATTGGGGGAAAGGTAATGCTAAAAGGGAAAGATATAGAACATATGGACAGGCAGGATATATTGAAGACGGTAGGGATGGTTTTTCAGGATCCGGAAAAGCAAATGGTCCTCCAGGACGTGGAAAGAGAGATAGCCTTTGGACTTGAGAATTTGGTCATGGATTTGGACAGCATGAAGAGAAATGTGGCGGAATCCATGTCTTTCCTCGGGCTAAATGAAATAAGAGACAGAAAAAATACGGAAATATCGGGGGGGCAAAAGCAGAGGGTAGCCATAGCTTCCGTCATGGCTATGGATCCGGATATAGTTGCCTTTGATGAACCCATATCCCAGCTGGATCCCATAGGCGGGGAAGAAGTGTTAAATTCCATTAAAAGACTTAACCGGGACCTGGGAAAAACTGTAGTTATGGTGGAACAAAGGCTGGACAGGTGCTTTCATCTGGCGGACAGGATAATTTTTATGGAGGACGGAAAGATCATTGCCGAAGGAAGCCCCCAAAGTATTCCAAAAATTATAGAAAGAAAATGTCATCTTCCAAATATTACATATATTTTTAAGAAATCAGGAAGAGACAGGCTCCCTGTAACCATAAGAGAAGGAAGAGAATATATAAAGGATATTGAATTTGATTACCGCCCTCAAAAAGAGCATCTTCCCCTGGGGAACGTCGTCGTGGAAGCAAATAAAGTAAACTTTGAATATGAAAAAGGGAAGAAGACATTAAAAGATATAGACTTTGTGCTGCACCGCGGAGAAATAATGGCGGTAATGGGGGAAAATGGTGCGGGGAAAAGTACATTTTTCAAGATTATCGCAGGCCTTATCGAGGAATATAACGGCAGGATTGTGGTAAATGGCAAGAATTTAAAAAAAATTATTATGGAAGACAGAATAAAGAAAATAGGATATCTTTCTCAAAATCCCAACGATTATTTCGGAAGGAGCAATGTGTTTAAAGAAGTGGCTTACACTCTGGAAAATATAGGCCAATACGATGAGAAGAGGGTAAAGAGCCTTTTAGAAATATTAAATATCGGACATTTGAAGGATAGAAACCCCAGGGATTTAAGCGGAGGGGAAAAACAGAGGGTAGCCATTGCCTGTACCATGGCAGCAGATCCGGACATAGTAATTTTAGACGAGCCTACCCGGGGTATGGACGGAGAAAGCAAGGAACAATTAGGAAGCATTATCAGGGATTTATCCCATAGGGGAAAAGCAGTGGTGCTTATAACCCATGACTCGGATTTTGCGGCAGACTATGCTACCACCGTTACTCTTATGTTTCACGGGGAAATAGTGGCTAAAGGCTGGACAGAAGACATACTTTACGGCTCCATGTATTACTCTCCCCAGATTGCTAAAATTTTTAAAGACAAGTACAGAATTGTAAATTCCCGGGAAGCAATAGAACTTTTAAAGGTGGTATAA
- a CDS encoding ECF transporter S component encodes MKRKIKPELIIILFFAVILFLVTYFNVDAAVSVLISCAAIMVSFVIIFEMREIDAKTICILATISAIIGVLRVPFAAIPGVQPVTFMCAVTGYSMGSVNGFMVGAMSAFISNFFLGHGPWTLWQMMGWGLCGAFFGAFKKPIKSGGINVFILLCGLWGYIYGFILNQWYLLQYIRPVTLKAILIGSILSFSYDSMHALGNIVFSRVFGKSFIEVLERYNRRNKIVRIMNDNETESKVRDYA; translated from the coding sequence ATGAAAAGAAAAATAAAGCCCGAGCTCATTATCATTTTGTTTTTTGCAGTCATATTATTCTTAGTCACTTATTTCAATGTGGATGCAGCAGTCTCGGTGCTTATAAGCTGTGCCGCGATTATGGTATCCTTTGTAATCATATTTGAAATGAGGGAAATAGATGCAAAAACCATCTGCATACTGGCAACAATATCCGCCATAATCGGCGTTTTAAGGGTGCCTTTTGCAGCTATACCGGGAGTCCAGCCCGTAACCTTCATGTGCGCCGTTACGGGATACAGCATGGGCAGTGTAAACGGTTTTATGGTAGGAGCCATGAGCGCATTTATTTCAAACTTTTTTTTAGGCCATGGACCCTGGACTCTATGGCAGATGATGGGATGGGGCTTGTGCGGAGCTTTTTTCGGGGCTTTTAAAAAGCCCATAAAAAGCGGAGGAATAAACGTTTTTATATTGCTCTGCGGCTTGTGGGGATATATTTACGGCTTCATACTGAACCAATGGTATTTATTGCAATATATAAGGCCTGTTACTTTAAAAGCAATTTTAATCGGAAGCATTTTAAGCTTTTCATACGACAGCATGCATGCTTTGGGGAATATAGTGTTTTCCAGAGTATTTGGAAAGAGCTTTATAGAAGTTCTGGAAAGGTACAATAGGAGAAATAAAATAGTCAGGATAATGAATGATAATGAAACGGAAAGCAAGGTGCGGGACTATGCTTAA
- a CDS encoding DUF4430 domain-containing protein has protein sequence MLKKRMLILICLILIVSLTACGRKQGTRVITNNENVKVETESSENNKLEENVDTSIYKDYKGPVQGEIKYQEGRPASQNSQELKASGDIESPYQIDLIVTRDFGYNKMFSKNVGLVKDEVGMEVLFRNLDIQTAYGGGFVNSINGLESKYTFFSGADRSKEDWFYWVNGILAPIGVAEYRPAPGDVIWWDYHEWNTTMFIPAVIGSYPQPFKNGFGGKNPGTVIMYTENFREEGEKLKESLISQGVVSVDILPYNADKVEKPEKYTIIIGSFDDISKDSKRLQDMNWKNKMEGVYVEFEEGKLNALDNTGKVIKSFSKAGAIYATAAGMGSVVPVWLVTGNDEDSIKKAAEVLIEKPESIKNYFQAVIAGDEIIQIPYIQ, from the coding sequence ATGCTTAAAAAAAGGATGTTGATTTTAATATGCTTAATATTGATTGTCTCTTTAACTGCATGCGGGAGAAAACAGGGGACAAGGGTTATAACAAATAATGAAAATGTGAAGGTTGAGACAGAAAGCAGTGAAAATAACAAACTAGAAGAAAATGTGGATACCAGCATATATAAGGACTATAAAGGTCCGGTACAGGGTGAAATAAAGTATCAGGAAGGCCGGCCGGCATCACAGAATTCACAGGAATTGAAAGCCAGCGGGGATATAGAAAGCCCCTATCAAATAGATTTAATCGTAACAAGAGACTTCGGCTATAATAAAATGTTTTCCAAAAATGTAGGGCTGGTTAAAGACGAAGTAGGCATGGAAGTATTGTTCAGAAATTTAGATATACAGACAGCCTACGGAGGAGGCTTTGTAAACTCCATAAACGGCCTGGAATCAAAGTATACATTTTTCAGCGGGGCAGACAGGAGCAAGGAGGACTGGTTTTACTGGGTAAACGGTATACTTGCCCCCATAGGAGTCGCCGAGTACAGGCCGGCACCGGGAGATGTAATATGGTGGGACTATCATGAATGGAATACCACCATGTTCATACCTGCGGTTATAGGTTCTTATCCCCAGCCCTTTAAAAACGGCTTTGGAGGCAAAAATCCCGGTACCGTCATTATGTATACGGAAAACTTCAGGGAAGAAGGGGAAAAGCTTAAAGAAAGCCTTATTTCTCAGGGAGTAGTATCTGTAGACATACTTCCTTATAATGCCGATAAGGTTGAAAAGCCGGAAAAATATACTATTATAATCGGAAGCTTTGATGATATTTCAAAAGACAGCAAGAGGCTGCAGGATATGAACTGGAAAAATAAGATGGAAGGCGTCTATGTGGAATTTGAGGAAGGCAAGTTAAATGCCCTGGATAATACGGGAAAGGTTATCAAAAGCTTTTCAAAAGCCGGCGCCATATACGCAACTGCCGCAGGCATGGGCAGCGTAGTTCCGGTATGGCTGGTAACGGGCAATGATGAAGACAGCATAAAAAAGGCGGCAGAGGTTTTAATTGAAAAACCCGAAAGCATTAAAAATTATTTTCAGGCTGTAATAGCCGGCGATGAAATTATACAAATACCATATATACAGTAA